The following coding sequences are from one Psychrobacter sp. AH5 window:
- the thiS gene encoding sulfur carrier protein ThiS → MSTITVNGKTLQTTHQTVQLVLNELGLSKGRYAVEVNGDLVPKSELAQLRVVEGMAIEVVQAVGGG, encoded by the coding sequence ATGAGCACTATCACTGTCAACGGTAAAACTTTGCAAACCACCCATCAAACGGTACAGTTGGTACTTAATGAGCTAGGGTTAAGTAAAGGGCGTTATGCGGTAGAAGTGAATGGCGATCTTGTTCCAAAAAGTGAGTTGGCGCAACTGCGAGTCGTAGAAGGTATGGCTATTGAAGTAGTGCAAGCAGTTGGCGGCGGCTAA
- a CDS encoding sulfurtransferase TusA family protein — protein sequence MSAAPSAPPPYPIALSAALSAQQQQLIADLLALAPKSYVTEADETQAEAAITIKALVDGRGLACPMPLLKTKVALREVAVGESLYVIATDPNSQADITAFCAQSQASNADSLAILVNTVTDNAFITDHTAQAADTIFHFIITKTDSN from the coding sequence ATGTCTGCTGCGCCTTCTGCCCCTCCTCCATACCCTATAGCACTGTCAGCGGCTTTGTCTGCTCAGCAGCAACAGCTTATCGCGGACTTATTAGCGCTAGCGCCTAAGAGCTATGTAACTGAGGCCGATGAGACTCAAGCTGAGGCTGCTATTACTATAAAAGCTCTAGTCGATGGTCGCGGTTTGGCTTGCCCCATGCCACTACTGAAGACCAAAGTGGCTTTGCGCGAAGTAGCGGTAGGTGAGTCGTTATATGTCATCGCTACTGATCCTAATTCGCAAGCAGATATCACGGCTTTTTGTGCTCAATCCCAAGCTAGTAATGCCGATTCATTGGCTATTTTAGTCAATACAGTCACTGATAACGCCTTTATTACTGACCATACGGCACAGGCAGCCGATACAATATTTCACTTCATCATTACCAAAACCGATAGCAACTAA
- the rpoH gene encoding RNA polymerase sigma factor RpoH: MPTHLSAPGVNLGAYINTVHQIPILTPTQEQELAHRYYDEGDVEAARLLVMSHLRFVIHIARSYSGYGLPQADLIQEGNLGLMKAVKRFDPNKGVRLVSFAVHWIKAEIHEFVIRNWRIVKVATTKAHRKLFFNLRSLKKTNNQLTLEEADAIANDLNVTRKQVLEMESRLTSYDASFETQSSDDDDGRYAPQLFLEDGIDPAEMVEESDWEENNSSALIAAMDTLDDRSRDIVEQRWLSEQKSTLHELAAVYSISAERVRQIEKNAMDKIREAMTIDSVILPDDIQ, from the coding sequence ATGCCGACTCACCTCTCAGCTCCAGGGGTAAATTTGGGCGCTTATATTAATACTGTGCATCAAATTCCTATCTTGACTCCGACGCAAGAGCAAGAGCTTGCGCATCGTTATTATGACGAAGGTGATGTCGAGGCGGCGCGGCTACTGGTGATGTCGCATCTACGCTTTGTGATACATATTGCGCGTAGCTATTCAGGTTATGGTTTACCGCAAGCGGATCTCATCCAAGAAGGCAACTTAGGTCTGATGAAAGCGGTCAAGCGTTTCGATCCTAATAAAGGCGTGCGCTTGGTATCCTTTGCCGTGCATTGGATCAAGGCTGAGATACATGAATTTGTTATTCGTAACTGGCGTATTGTCAAAGTTGCGACAACCAAAGCGCACCGTAAGCTATTTTTTAATCTGCGTAGCCTAAAAAAGACTAATAATCAGCTGACGCTTGAAGAAGCCGATGCAATTGCCAATGATCTTAATGTCACGCGCAAGCAAGTGCTAGAGATGGAGTCACGCCTAACCTCTTATGATGCCTCTTTTGAGACCCAGTCGAGCGATGATGATGACGGTCGTTATGCGCCGCAGCTGTTTTTGGAAGACGGTATTGATCCGGCAGAGATGGTAGAAGAATCCGATTGGGAAGAGAATAACTCTTCTGCCCTCATAGCAGCGATGGATACTTTAGATGATCGCTCTCGTGATATCGTTGAGCAGCGCTGGCTAAGTGAGCAAAAATCTACTTTACATGAACTGGCGGCTGTTTATTCGATTTCGGCAGAACGAGTAAGGCAAATTGAAAAAAATGCTATGGATAAAATCCGCGAAGCGATGACTATTGACAGTGTCATTTTGCCCGATGATATTCAATAG
- a CDS encoding DUF423 domain-containing protein codes for MVNWIGIAAINMAIAVALGAFGAHGLKSLVNEQQLAWWHTATLYLFVHALGLLLVGILVRLNYATQTTAWLLQIGVLIFAGSLYAMTLGAPRWFGAITPIGGVLMIAGWLWLAVTAFRLGRA; via the coding sequence ATGGTTAATTGGATAGGTATTGCTGCCATTAATATGGCTATTGCGGTAGCATTAGGCGCTTTTGGCGCTCATGGACTCAAAAGCTTAGTCAATGAGCAGCAGCTTGCATGGTGGCATACGGCGACTTTATACTTATTCGTCCATGCACTGGGTTTATTATTAGTAGGTATTTTAGTACGGCTTAATTATGCCACTCAAACTACAGCTTGGTTACTACAAATTGGCGTCCTTATCTTTGCCGGTAGCCTATATGCGATGACTTTAGGAGCGCCAAGATGGTTTGGAGCTATTACTCCTATTGGCGGAGTGCTAATGATAGCTGGTTGGCTATGGCTAGCGGTAACGGCTTTTCGTTTGGGTAGAGCATAA